The following proteins are co-located in the Leishmania panamensis strain MHOM/PA/94/PSC-1 chromosome 26 sequence genome:
- a CDS encoding hypothetical protein (TriTrypDB/GeneDB-style sysID: LpmP.26.1680): MVKKAENHARVLRPGESIALSRKSSEFEIVLFRPRHHDRAKAAKGSALEAEVTASSPVRDSSQEPMNYTGGVNTALSKARIRISSTGNEVGHGEKRRSGGGYATLRSSALGPRDASEVVDVDERTAAPFAPGAMGGGNEGRAPGNVPADAPLFFDTAVCIFYDELAKMDYVAPGRTTIDSKGLHYKPHLVVLGTESAPGGYCNFNITRSDGEPLGDGEDDAFEEDSSILVNRTATSNGPVTMAAADGVEVSLRRLSMCAGFLVCATLFGKDTCLNRERNVFYMVRRPRSSTPLCLVPLCMYREPNNSCVSLMVRKVRLHGETIWELVSVSEPLPFKDMTSLIMKLQGRGLTDPAHFARDCELKAVANRGGDGAGGGTEEDVLSSSGQSSSTELEASASHKRLSDTLEQERSRTSMRASLTAGRQYLLPSNRTGRTFSTLLIDVPRVTREGRRQYSVGKSHVQTALFDGDTSEVDEVLDDAMRAVVPCYADASLVRYENGAYNVGSRVDNLVAHYVGHREKYGLDAASQRSTGVGRPGGSRDELLPFLGALRVRSSADLVTPLPVLDRCRSDDSEIAARPKLPADLLFTSQDRLLAAGTQQHRGSMYVSTKKRHSILGQAGRSSSHRRSGGRKGKGRAPSARAGGTGLSRTRKKARGARGSKPTSRIPGSRSTSGSPQPPPSSSLAHKLTAHKMHSRVSSGKSRGRSGNQTRSSERSGDVAA, encoded by the coding sequence ATGGTGAAGAAGGCCGAGAACCATGCACGGGTGCTGCGCCCCGGAGAGTCGATAGCTCTCAGTCGCAAGTCTTCAGAGTTTGAGATTGTACTGTTCCGTCCGAGGCACCACGATCGTGCCAAGGCGGCAAAGGGTTCTGCactggaggcggaggtgactGCTAGCTCGCCTGTGAGAGACTCGTCTCAAGAGCCTATGAACTACACAGGTGGTGTCAATACCGCCCTCAGCAAGGCAAGGATACGGATCTCATCTACGGGGAATGAGGTAGGACACGgcgaaaagaggagaagtggTGGCGGGTACGCAACCTTACGTTCCTCTGCGCTGGGACCTAGGGACGCAAGCGAGGTGGTAGACGTCGACGAGCGGACTGCGGCCCCTTTCGCACCGGGAGCGATGGGTGGAGGGAACGAAGGGAGAGCGCCAGGTAACGTACCTGCGGATGCCCCGCTCTTTTTTGACACGGCAGTGTGCATTTTCTACGACGAGCTGGCCAAAATGGACTACGTTGCCCCGGGACGCACTACCATTGATTCCAAGGGACTTCACTACAAACCGCACCTCGTCGTGCTGGGAACGGAGTCGGCCCCAGGTGGCTACTGCAATTTCAACATTACCCGATCCGACGGAGAGCCTTTGGGAgacggcgaggacgacgcaTTCGAAGAGGACTCCAGCATTCTTGTCAATCGCACCGCCACGAGCAACGGACCCGTTACTATGGCAGCTGCGGACGGTGTGGAGGTGAGTCTGCGTCGTCTCAGCATGTGCGCCGGGTTTCTCGTCTGTGCAACTTTATTCGGCAAAGACACATGCTTGAACCGCGAGCGCAATGTGTTCTACATGGTGAGGCGACCGAGGAGCTCGACGCCGCTCTGCTTGGTGCCGCTGTGTATGTACCGCGAGCCCAACAACAGCTGCGTTTCTCTCATGGTGCGCAAGGTTAGGCTTCATGGGGAGACTATTTGGGAGCTCGTCAGCGTGAGCGAGCCACTGCCATTTAAGGATATGACGAGTCTTATCATGAAGCTTCAGGGGCGTGGGTTAACTGATCCAGCTCATTTTGCACGCGACTGTGAGCTGAAAGCTGTGGCTAAccgaggtggcgacggcgccggtggAGGGACAGAGGAGGATGTGCTCAGTAGCAGTGGGCAAAGTAGCAGCACCGAGCTGGAGGCCTCGGCCTCGCATAAGCGCCTCAGCGATACTCTCGAGCAGGAGCGCAGTCGAACATCTATGCGTGCGTCGCTGACTGCTGGACGTCAGTACCTGCTCCCGTCCAACCGTACCGGAcgcaccttctccacttTACTCATTGATGTGCCGCGAGTGACCCGAGAGGGGAGACGCCAATACAGCGTTGGCAAATCTCATGTTCAGACAGCTTTGTTTGATGGGGACACCTCTGAAGTGGACGAAGTGCTTGACGACGCGATGCGGGCGGTGGTGCCTTGCTATGCAGATGCCTCGCTTGTGCGGTACGAGAACGGCGCCTACAACGTCGGGTCAAGGGTAGACAATCTTGTCGCACACTACGTCGGCCATCGCGAGAAGTACGGACTCGATGCCGCTTCCCAGCGTTCGACCGGTGTTGGGCGGCCGGGAGGTTCGAGAGACGAGCTGCTTCCATTTCTAGGTGCGTTGCGAGTGCGCTCCTCGGCAGACTTGGTGACGCCGCTTCCGGTGCTCGATCGCTGCCGGTCCGATGATAGCGAGATTGCTGCAAGGCCCAAGCTTCCTGCGGACCTGCTGTTCACCTCGCAAGACAGGCTACTTGCTGCCGGAACGCAGCAACACCGCGGCTCCATGTACGTGAGCACAAAGAAGCGGCACAGTATACTCGGGCAAGCCGGCCGTAGCTCGTCGCACCGCAGATCGGGGGGtcgaaaagggaaggggcgGGCTCCTTCGGCGCGTGCTGGTGGAACGGGTCTGTCAaggacgaggaagaaggcTAGGGGTGCGCGTGGGTCGAAGCCCACATCTCGTATCCCAGGGAGTCGCAGCACCAGTGGAAGCCCGCAGCCCCCCCCGTCGTCCTCATTGGCACACAAGCTGACTGCACACAAAATGCATAGCCGCGTTTCAAGCGGCAAGTCTCGAGGCCGAAGCGGGAACCAAACGCGATCTTCCGAACGGTCAGGTGATGTTGCTGCGTAA
- a CDS encoding fatty acid desaturase (TriTrypDB/GeneDB-style sysID: LpmP.26.1660) has protein sequence MSARHGRDDYYWSDTEQTHRMRAREMLKAHGAEIKKLYGPDPWLPRILTPLVLLQIYLGYRAKDMGWPTLLLVAYFVGGTITHNCFLGIHEITHNLCFATPFYNDLYALFVNLVVPVPYAMVFKTYHAEHHRYLGWDGIDTDVPTQFEGRYLSNYAGKFLFLTFQVLFYAFRPTVVRTIKFEKMHVINYILQLTFNLLVYYFWGWWPLLYFFLSIFLGTSWHPLAGHFISEHFVFVGNGEQETFSYYGPLNWVMWNVGYHVEHHDFPNIPWTRITQLRKIAPEFYVDLHRTKSCPGTLFDFLLQSNVNLYSRVMRERGAAKREKLLPTSTGCMKSVEPHQGSCS, from the coding sequence ATGTCCGCAAGGCACGGCCGCGATGACTACTACTGGTCCGACACAGAACAAACACACAGGATGCGGGCTCGTGAGATGCTGAAAGCGCATGGAGCAGAAATCAAGAAACTCTATGGGCCTGATCCGTGGCTGCCACGCATCCTGACGCCGCTTGTTCTCCTTCAGATATATCTCGGGTACCGTGCGAAGGACATGGGGTGGcccactcttctcctcgtcgcGTATTTTGTGGGTGGCACAATCACACATAACTGCTTCTTGGGGATTCACGAGATCACACATAACCTGTGCTTCGCCACACCGTTCTACAACGACCTGTATGCACTGTTCGTGAATCTGGTAGTGCCCGTGCCGTATGCGATGGTATTCAAGACGTACCACGCTGAGCATCACCGCTACTTGGGCTGGGACGGCATCGACACCGATGTGCCCACACAGTTCGAGGGACGGTACCTATCAAACTATGCTGGCAAGTTTTTATTTCTCACGTTTCAGGTGCTGTTCTACGCTTTCCGACCCACTGTTGTGCGGACAATTAAGTTTGAGAAGATGCATGTGATTAATTACATTCTTCAGCTGACCTTTAATCTGCTTGTATACTACTTCTGGGGCTGGTGGCCACTATTATACTTCTTCCTCTCTATTTTCCTAGGCACCAGTTGGCACCCACTCGCTGGCCACTTCATTTCAGAGCATTTTGTGTTTGTAGGGAATGGTGAGCAAGAGACCTTCTCGTACTACGGCCCGCTAAACTGGGTAATGTGGAATGTCGGTTATCATGTTGAACACCACGACTTTCCGAACATACCATGGACGCGAATTACACAGCTGAGAAAGATTGCACCGGAGTTCTACGTTGACCTGCACCGTACCAAGTCGTGCCCCGGGACTTTGTTTGACTTTCTACTACAGTCGAACGTCAACCTCTACAGCCGCGTTATGCGcgagcgcggtgctgccaAGCGTGAGAAGCTGTTGCCAACATCGACGGGTTGTATGAAGTCGGTGGAACCACACCAAGGTTCGTGCTCGTAG
- a CDS encoding cytochrome c oxidase subunit V, putative (TriTrypDB/GeneDB-style sysID: LpmP.26.1670), with protein sequence MKRFCIPTLTSVSFVRTFFGKGWDNAALDTIYSSMLRKPEVNDRIRTQYASTMDPRDADVLRRLGEVSKENKTFIRVFLPPHLGDPHRLLKCYSLMAYPILDDKGGQLKVEMDGHKLDAFADPDDDYSKVVIPHIELVEYLAKSLLETMKWEATPRGAASMLESLYRGAEIPDHVFQTPAVIERLDSFKDGNKVTS encoded by the coding sequence ATGAAGCGCTTCTGCATCCCCACTCTCACTTCGGTGTCCTTCGTCCGTACCTTCTTCGGTAAGGGCTGGGACAATGCTGCTCTGGACACAATATACAGCAGCATGCTGCGCAAACCAGAAGTGAACGACCGGATTCGCACTCAGTACGCCTCCACGATGGATCCTCGCGACGCTGATGtgctccgccgcctcggcgAGGTGTCAAAGGAAAACAAGACGTTTATTCGCGTGTTTCTCCCTCCACATCTCGGTGATCCCCACCGTCTGCTGAAGTGCTATAGCCTGATGGCGTACCCTATTCTCGATGACAAGGGTGGCCAGCTGAAGGTAGAGATGGATGGCCACAAGCTGGACGCATTCGCGGACCCTGATGACGATTACTCCAAGGTGGTCATACCACACATCGAGCTAGTTGAGTACCTCGCCAAGTCTCTTCTGGAGACGATGAAGTGGGAGGCCACTCCCCGCGGTGCTGCCTCAATGCTGGAGTCGCTGTACCGCGGCGCGGAGATTCCGGACCACGTGTTTCAGACGCCTGCAGTCATTGAGCGTCTGGACAGCTTCAAGGACGGTAACAAGGTCACCAGCTAA